The proteins below come from a single Deinococcus radiodurans R1 = ATCC 13939 = DSM 20539 genomic window:
- a CDS encoding ferritin-like domain-containing protein, whose translation MTDDLKTGRPHEGSRRTFLRGLAGTAVAASFSDAFGLGGAGAPVGKQSSVLDLAATAEALSVTLYFQVLSHASFMLTPETADDLRGVLAAESHHLELLCSLGGRPLTASFALPARLLTDAGVFADTALKLEQISTSAYLGAAHQLAAAQPELAATMAQIAASEAQHLTLLSQLSGYGPFRDTLPAASFRQMADTAPALAPYLKVAGKGEVTPLPADADVRRVLGSRPVPRGEAFVQLYRPAPKR comes from the coding sequence ATGACCGATGATCTCAAGACAGGCAGACCCCACGAAGGCAGTCGCCGTACCTTCCTGCGCGGCCTCGCCGGAACCGCCGTCGCCGCGAGTTTCAGTGACGCTTTCGGCCTGGGCGGCGCCGGGGCGCCCGTCGGCAAGCAGAGTTCCGTGCTCGACCTCGCGGCCACCGCCGAGGCGCTGTCTGTCACCCTGTACTTTCAGGTGCTCAGTCACGCCAGCTTCATGCTGACCCCCGAAACCGCCGACGACCTGCGCGGCGTGCTCGCCGCCGAGTCGCATCACCTCGAACTGCTGTGCTCGCTGGGGGGCCGCCCGCTCACGGCGTCGTTTGCCCTCCCGGCGCGGCTGCTGACTGACGCGGGCGTCTTTGCCGACACCGCGCTCAAGCTCGAGCAGATTTCGACCAGCGCTTACCTCGGCGCGGCCCACCAGCTCGCCGCCGCGCAGCCCGAACTCGCCGCGACGATGGCCCAGATCGCCGCCAGCGAGGCGCAGCACCTCACCCTGCTCTCGCAGCTCAGCGGGTACGGTCCCTTCCGCGACACGCTGCCCGCTGCCAGCTTCCGCCAGATGGCCGACACCGCGCCCGCGCTCGCGCCTTACCTCAAGGTGGCCGGCAAGGGCGAGGTGACCCCCCTCCCCGCCGACGCCGACGTGCGCCGCGTGCTGGGCAGCCGTCCGGTGCCGCGCGGTGAAGCGTTCGTGCAGCTCTACCGCCCCGCGCCCAAGCGCTAA
- a CDS encoding ankyrin repeat domain-containing protein — MTSSSAPTDLDRQVLEFLQRAFEVARAGDAAELRVMLDQGLPLNVRNQKGDTLLMLAVYHSHLDATRLLLERGADASIANDMGQTPLQAAAFKGELPMVQLLLDHGVDVESRGPTGRTALMFAAMFARLDILELLLERGADLQARDSAGTSALDAARTMNAQPSVTWLEERLARSSG, encoded by the coding sequence ATGACCTCATCTTCTGCGCCCACAGACCTCGACCGTCAGGTGCTCGAATTTTTGCAACGCGCTTTTGAAGTCGCCCGTGCCGGCGACGCCGCCGAACTGCGCGTGATGCTCGACCAGGGCCTGCCGCTCAATGTCCGCAATCAGAAGGGTGACACCCTGCTGATGCTCGCTGTCTACCACAGCCATCTCGACGCGACTCGGCTGCTGCTCGAACGCGGCGCCGACGCCTCTATCGCCAACGACATGGGCCAGACGCCGCTGCAAGCCGCCGCCTTCAAGGGCGAGCTGCCGATGGTGCAACTGCTGCTCGACCACGGTGTAGACGTGGAAAGCCGCGGGCCGACGGGCCGCACCGCCCTGATGTTCGCGGCGATGTTTGCCCGGCTCGACATTCTGGAGTTGCTGCTGGAGCGAGGCGCCGACCTACAAGCGCGGGACAGCGCGGGCACCAGCGCCCTCGACGCCGCCCGCACCATGAACGCGCAGCCTTCGGTGACGTGGCTTGAAGAACGGCTGGCCCGCAGCTCGGGTTGA
- the qqaR gene encoding N-acyl homoserine lactone acylase QqaR: MSRSPFSSVSLPARLLLGSLLLGPLMLGGAASAQTYQVQIQRTAHGIPHIQASDLGGIGYGVGYSYAQDNLCLLADQVMTVRGERSKFLGAEGKTVVGFQPVNNLDSDVFFKTVIEPGRLQAGYRDQPQILALMRGYVAGVNRYLRDTPPEQWPSACRNADWVRPLTELDVMRLGEEKAIQASAGAMVSAITSARPPQAGASTAAPRPDLAAFNRQYRFNDLPIGSNGWAFGSEATTNGRGLLLGNPHFPWETSNRFYQLHLTLPGQFDVMGASLGGMPVVNIGFNQDVAWTHTVSTDKRFTLAALTLVPGDPLSYVKDGQQRRLQRRTAVIEVKTANGPRLHTRTVYFTPEGPLVNLPAAGLTWTPQYAFALRDANRNNTRMLATWLGFAGAKSVRDIRASLNVQGIPWVNTIAADRAGSALYADISSSPNVSAAQQQACTPPPLAPLFPAAGLAVLDGSHSACDWKTDPASRVPGLRAPDKMPVLIRQDFVANSNNSAWLANPAAPQTGLDPLVGEVNAPQSPRTRMGLLEIGRRLSGTDGLPGRTFDIPTLQATLLRESNLTGEMYAADAAKLCQSAGGAELQPACNALAAWDRRSSQESRGAALWREFWRRARAIPNVYAVPFDPADPVNTPRGLNTADPAAQTALLGALREAAAALTAAGIPFDAPLGEVQGVVRGGDFISLPGGAEFEGVLDKIDFNPLAPGGYRGVVGNASSYIQTVGFTDSGVQAEAVLTYSQSSNPESPYFSDQTRLFSRSEWVKLPFTQPEIEADPTRTVVQLSE, translated from the coding sequence ATGTCGCGTTCCCCCTTTTCTTCCGTCTCGCTTCCCGCGCGTTTGCTGCTCGGCTCTCTGCTGCTCGGCCCCCTCATGCTCGGCGGGGCGGCGAGCGCCCAGACCTATCAGGTTCAGATTCAGCGCACCGCCCACGGGATTCCGCATATTCAGGCGTCCGACCTCGGCGGCATCGGCTACGGCGTGGGCTACAGCTACGCGCAGGACAACCTCTGTCTGCTCGCCGACCAGGTCATGACCGTGCGCGGCGAGCGCTCCAAGTTTCTGGGGGCCGAGGGCAAGACGGTGGTGGGCTTTCAGCCGGTAAACAACCTCGACAGCGACGTGTTTTTCAAGACCGTCATCGAGCCGGGCCGCTTGCAGGCGGGCTACCGCGACCAGCCGCAGATTCTCGCGCTGATGCGCGGCTACGTGGCGGGCGTCAACCGCTACCTGCGCGACACGCCGCCGGAGCAGTGGCCCTCGGCCTGCCGGAACGCCGACTGGGTGCGGCCCCTGACCGAACTCGACGTGATGCGCCTCGGGGAAGAGAAGGCCATTCAGGCGAGCGCCGGGGCCATGGTGAGCGCCATTACCAGCGCCCGGCCTCCTCAGGCGGGGGCCAGCACGGCGGCGCCGCGTCCTGACCTCGCCGCCTTCAACCGGCAGTACCGCTTCAACGACCTGCCCATCGGCAGCAACGGCTGGGCCTTCGGGAGCGAGGCGACGACGAACGGACGCGGCCTGCTGCTCGGCAACCCGCATTTTCCCTGGGAAACGTCGAACCGCTTTTACCAACTGCACCTCACCCTGCCGGGCCAGTTCGACGTGATGGGCGCCAGCCTGGGCGGGATGCCGGTCGTCAACATCGGCTTCAATCAGGACGTGGCCTGGACGCACACCGTGTCCACCGACAAGCGCTTTACCCTCGCGGCGCTCACGCTGGTGCCCGGTGACCCGCTGAGCTATGTCAAGGACGGCCAGCAACGCCGACTGCAACGCCGCACCGCTGTCATCGAGGTCAAGACGGCCAACGGTCCGCGCCTGCACACCCGCACGGTGTATTTCACGCCCGAGGGGCCGCTCGTCAACCTGCCCGCCGCCGGGCTGACCTGGACACCGCAGTACGCCTTCGCGCTGCGCGACGCCAACCGCAACAACACCCGGATGCTCGCCACCTGGCTGGGGTTCGCCGGGGCCAAGAGCGTGCGGGACATCCGCGCCTCGCTGAACGTGCAGGGCATTCCCTGGGTCAACACCATCGCGGCGGACCGGGCGGGCAGCGCGCTCTACGCCGACATTTCCAGTTCGCCCAACGTGTCGGCGGCGCAGCAGCAGGCCTGCACGCCTCCGCCGCTCGCGCCGCTGTTTCCGGCGGCGGGGCTGGCCGTGCTCGACGGCAGCCACTCGGCCTGCGACTGGAAAACCGACCCTGCCTCGCGGGTGCCGGGGCTGCGGGCGCCGGACAAGATGCCGGTGTTGATTCGCCAGGATTTCGTCGCCAACTCCAACAACAGCGCGTGGCTCGCCAACCCCGCCGCGCCGCAAACCGGCCTCGACCCGCTTGTCGGCGAGGTCAACGCCCCGCAGTCGCCGCGTACCCGCATGGGCCTGCTGGAAATCGGGCGGCGCCTGAGCGGCACGGATGGCCTGCCGGGCCGGACCTTCGACATTCCGACCTTGCAGGCGACCTTGCTGCGCGAGAGCAATCTCACGGGCGAAATGTACGCTGCCGACGCGGCCAAGCTGTGCCAGTCGGCAGGCGGCGCCGAGCTGCAACCCGCCTGCAACGCGCTCGCGGCCTGGGACCGCCGCAGCTCGCAGGAAAGCCGGGGCGCGGCCCTCTGGCGCGAATTCTGGCGCCGGGCGCGGGCGATTCCCAACGTCTACGCGGTGCCCTTCGACCCCGCCGACCCGGTGAACACGCCGCGCGGCCTGAACACGGCGGACCCCGCTGCCCAGACGGCCTTGCTGGGGGCTCTGCGGGAAGCCGCCGCCGCCCTGACTGCCGCTGGCATTCCCTTCGACGCCCCGCTGGGCGAGGTGCAGGGCGTGGTGCGCGGCGGCGACTTCATCTCGCTCCCCGGCGGCGCCGAGTTCGAGGGCGTGCTCGACAAAATCGACTTCAACCCGCTCGCTCCGGGTGGCTACCGGGGCGTCGTCGGCAACGCGAGCAGCTATATCCAGACGGTGGGCTTCACCGACAGCGGCGTCCAGGCCGAAGCCGTGCTGACCTACAGCCAGTCGAGCAATCCCGAGTCGCCCTACTTCAGCGACCAGACGCGGCTGTTCTCGCGCAGTGAGTGGGTCAAACTGCCCTTTACCCAGCCTGAAATCGAAGCCGACCCGACGCGGACGGTGGTGCAGCTTTCGGAGTAA
- the paaK gene encoding phenylacetate--CoA ligase PaaK → MFQPEREALPLPQLRALQLAQLQVMVARQYERVPAYRAKFDALGVRPDDLQTLDDLARFPLTRKSDLRENYPLGLLATDRDQLRRIHASSGTTGKPTVVAYDANDLNVFSDVVARSLYAAGGRPGMTFHNAYGYGLFTGGLGTHGGAERLGMCTVPISGGGTEKQVQLIQDLEPQIIACTPSYALVLAEALGRCGMRPEDISLQYAVLGAEPWSNKTRTEVEARLGVKATNIYGLSEIIGPGVSNEDVSEQRGSYLWEDHFYPEILDPDTGEVLPDGEWGVLVLSSMTRTALPVLRYWTGDITRLLPAQNGTGRTMRRMDQIRGRSDDLIILRGVNVYPTQLEAVLLGMGQASPHYHVILTRTGIMDDLTLQIEALSESAALRQEIERQIKAQVGVTVRCELHVPGSLPRSEGGKLRRVTDLRGDR, encoded by the coding sequence TTGTTTCAACCTGAACGTGAGGCCCTGCCCCTGCCCCAGCTCCGCGCGCTGCAACTCGCGCAACTGCAAGTCATGGTGGCGCGGCAATACGAGCGCGTGCCCGCCTACCGCGCCAAATTCGATGCCCTGGGCGTGCGCCCGGACGACCTACAGACGCTCGACGACCTCGCCCGCTTTCCGCTGACCCGCAAGAGCGACCTGCGCGAAAACTATCCGCTGGGGCTGCTGGCGACGGACCGCGACCAACTGCGCCGCATCCACGCGAGCAGCGGCACCACGGGTAAACCGACCGTGGTGGCCTATGATGCCAACGACCTGAACGTCTTTTCCGACGTGGTGGCGCGCAGCCTCTACGCGGCGGGCGGGCGCCCCGGCATGACGTTCCACAACGCCTACGGCTACGGCCTGTTTACCGGCGGCCTGGGCACCCACGGCGGCGCCGAGCGGCTGGGCATGTGCACCGTGCCCATTTCGGGCGGGGGCACCGAGAAGCAGGTGCAGCTTATTCAGGACCTCGAACCGCAGATCATCGCCTGCACGCCGAGCTACGCGCTGGTGCTGGCCGAGGCGCTGGGCCGCTGCGGGATGCGCCCGGAAGACATCTCGCTGCAATACGCGGTGCTGGGCGCCGAGCCGTGGTCCAACAAGACCCGCACCGAGGTCGAAGCCCGGCTGGGCGTGAAGGCGACCAACATCTACGGCCTGTCCGAAATCATCGGCCCCGGCGTGAGCAACGAGGACGTGAGCGAGCAGCGGGGCAGTTACCTCTGGGAAGACCACTTCTACCCCGAGATTCTGGACCCCGACACCGGCGAAGTGCTGCCCGACGGCGAGTGGGGCGTGCTCGTTCTGAGCAGCATGACCCGCACCGCGTTGCCGGTGCTGCGCTACTGGACCGGCGACATTACCCGGCTGCTGCCCGCCCAAAACGGCACCGGGCGCACCATGCGCCGCATGGACCAGATCCGGGGCCGCTCGGACGACCTGATTATCCTGCGCGGGGTCAACGTGTACCCCACGCAGCTCGAAGCGGTGCTGCTCGGCATGGGCCAGGCCAGCCCGCACTACCACGTCATCTTGACCCGCACCGGCATCATGGACGACCTGACGCTGCAAATCGAAGCCCTGAGCGAAAGCGCCGCCCTGCGCCAGGAAATCGAGCGCCAGATCAAGGCCCAGGTGGGCGTGACGGTGCGCTGCGAACTGCACGTACCCGGCAGCCTCCCCCGCAGTGAGGGCGGCAAGCTGCGCCGCGTCACCGACTTGCGCGGCGACCGCTGA